TACCTTAATGAATGCTTCATACACGTTCAGCATGGTGAGATGGTCCCCCTCAGCAACAGCAAATTTCCTGTGCTCACGGGCCTGCAGGGTGAAACAGCAAAATATGGGATTATATCAAATAGATAAGCGTAATGCTGTGTAAAGCACTTTTGCCAAAAACATAGCATTCCGTTTCACTCACAGCAgctttcttctgattgggtggCACCACAAATATATTTTGAATCTGCATCATTGACGCTATGGTAACAATCTCTTTGGAGCAGCCAAAGTTTCCTGACTCTAGTAGCATCTTAGCAAACATGGGGCTGAGAGGAAACTCTGCCATCCGCACACCCATGGGATCAGTCAAATGGCCATAATGGTCCAGACCTGCCAAGAAACACAGATATGGAGATGCTTTCCTTAGAGACACCTGCCAATTTAAAATTCAGACCATTAGTCTGGTTACTGATAGACAATTTTCCTTATCACTTTATTCCCCTGTAGAACACCTCTTCTCTTACCTCCCAGAGCGTAAAGAAGTTCCAGAGCCTGAACCATGGTCTGAGCTGGAGGAGGCTGGTTAATTACAACAAGgggaaattaatttaaggaaaaTGTTTACTTTAAAAGGACAAGATAAGTTCAGAGTCTAGTCAAGTTGAGAAGACAGCAAATGGTTTTAAATCTTTAAACATGCAAACTCTGATCATGATTGCCTTAATTTTATGGTGTTTATGCATTGTTTCTCTGAGGCCAGGAGCCATTGTTGCTAATTAAACTGCAAAGCACAATTTCTTTTATAGAGAGTGAACACATCGCAGCCAAGCAGCGGCTGCAAAGTGAGTGACTCACGGAAAGAAAGCTGAACCGCAGTACGTTGTCTATgcctaacgctttgagctgtaAGATAACAGGGGCCAGATTGGTGCGCTGCATTTCTGGCACAGTAGAGGCAGGCAACTTCTCAAAATCTTCCTCTGATGAAAGGAACAAAAACAATAAGAAGCACAGACAAAGGACAAAGGAATATTTAAAAGCAACATAAACATGAATAATGCTCAATTCATATGACAGATGTTATTCTACAACACTTTGCATCTATTCCTGCACATATACACACCTGTGTACAACCTAAAGCATTTCCCAGGTCGGTTTCGTCCTGCTCTCCCAGCCCTCTGGCTGGCTGAGGCCTTGGAGATGGGAGTAACCACGAGGGATTCAATGAGAGTGCGAGGATTGTAGGCCCGCAGCTTCACAAACGCACAGTCGATGACAAACACTATCCCATTTATGGTGATGGAAGTTTCAGCTATGTTTGTGGCCACCAAAACCTGGAAACAAACATTACATGGGAAAATTAAAATCATGGAAACACTTTGTGTTTGCCAACATCTGCCtcctttttctgttgttttttttttacaacaaagGAAGCCTTTTCATTGCAGAAAAATGATGTTTATTCTTTGTAacatgaacctgaaaattcCAATGCAAACTTCAAAGACCGCCAGATTATTGTTTACAAATAGGAGCACGTTTACCTTGCGCACAGAAGGCGGAGCCCGCTCAAACACCTTCATCTGCTCAGCATAAGGTAGACCAGAATACATCGGCAAAATTCTCAGGTGTTTCTTCATACCATATCTCGACAGAGATCTGGCCTGCTCCTGCAGAAGGGACACCACCTTCTCCACTTCGTCCTAATGAATGGGGGAAAGATTAAGTTTTGCCAAAGGAGCAAACCACTGCATGTTGAATTTAAAAACCGTTTACGTCAAACAGCAACTGACCTGCCCAGTAAGAAAAGCCAGGACGTCCCCATCATCCTCCGTCTCATGGATCTTCATTACCGTCTCCACTGTGGCCTTCACATAATCCGGGACAGGACTGACAACGAACCAGAGACATCGAGGTTAAAAAGGAATGTGCAAGTTTTACATGTTCATATCCTCAATGTGGATTCTGCGTGGATTACCTGACAGTGTAGAAGACATCTACAGGAAATGTGCGTCCCTCTACGGTCAGAATTCCACATGTGTCCTTGTTTGGATCTCCAGATTCATTCAGGTTGAAGAACTCGTGAAATTTCTTTATATGCAGTTAGTAGAGGGAACATTGAAAAATGATCTCTTGCCTCACACATTCACATTTTGCTGTTAGGATGCTTCAGtaaacatgcttttattttgtagcaaCAATGCAAGGAAACACACACCTCTAAATCTCATATTTGAGAAAGTTTGCAACTTCTGAAAACATAATAACTGAAAACTATTGCATATGCAGATAAAAGTGTTTTCAAGCAAGAGCACATTAGATGTCTGATACAGCACTTGCCTGACCCTGAGCACAGTCATGGCCTGATTATGTCCATTTATCATCAGGATATCACAGATGTCAGTACAATGTGATCCCACCTTCATCTGCTCTCCCTGCATCTGCCTTTGTTGATCTTTTCTCACTAATCAAGCATATCTGTTCATCTTAATGATGTAGTCACCTTGGCATCGAGAGTGGCGGAGGCCACAATCACCCGGAGGTCTCGCCGCTTTTTCTGAATCTGTTGAGGACAGGAGAGAAAAATGTGACAGTGAGATGGAACAGATGACATAAAACTGCAAAAGGAGTGGTAGGAGTGTATTGCTGATTTATGTTTGCATAAATAACATGGTAGTTGTTGAAGTGACAGTATCTGCAGGCATTACCTTCTTCAGCAGACCAATGGCTATGTCTGTGTACAGGGTTCTCTCATGGGCTTCATCTAGGATCAAAACACTAAGGATGACAATGTAGAACAATGTAGAACATTAGTTGACAAGAATCACCTACaccaagtatatatatataaaaataaataaataaatataaaaaagtaaaatctcACACATCCAGAAACCAATCAATTTGATGGTTGACAATATGAAAACTACGGATgtgcaaataaaatatatacccCTTATAACAATCATGCACCTGTATTTTTTCAAAAGCGGATCAGC
This is a stretch of genomic DNA from Cololabis saira isolate AMF1-May2022 chromosome 12, fColSai1.1, whole genome shotgun sequence. It encodes these proteins:
- the dhx35 gene encoding probable ATP-dependent RNA helicase DHX35, which translates into the protein MAAPLSTMRFWKPGAEAPGISEERELNSETTGSPIIFNPNTALSIEKQRQKLPVFKHRNNILYLVESFQTVIIVGETGCGKTTQIPQYLLEAGWAAEGKVIGVTQPRRVAAISVANRVAEERGALIGHEVGYTIRFDDCSDPQATRIKFLTDGMLVREMMADPLLKKYSVLILDEAHERTLYTDIAIGLLKKIQKKRRDLRVIVASATLDAKKFHEFFNLNESGDPNKDTCGILTVEGRTFPVDVFYTVSPVPDYVKATVETVMKIHETEDDGDVLAFLTGQDEVEKVVSLLQEQARSLSRYGMKKHLRILPMYSGLPYAEQMKVFERAPPSVRKVLVATNIAETSITINGIVFVIDCAFVKLRAYNPRTLIESLVVTPISKASASQRAGRAGRNRPGKCFRLYTEEDFEKLPASTVPEMQRTNLAPVILQLKALGIDNVLRFSFLSPPPAQTMVQALELLYALGGLDHYGHLTDPMGVRMAEFPLSPMFAKMLLESGNFGCSKEIVTIASMMQIQNIFVVPPNQKKAAAREHRKFAVAEGDHLTMLNVYEAFIKHQKNSQWCQERFLNYKGLLRAVTVREQLRRLMNKFKVPRTSSEGDPDVILKCIVSGFFANAARIHHSGSYRTLRDDLELHIHPNSVLYGEKPPKWVVFNEVVQTSKYFMRDVTAVESSWLVELAPHFYKQAKHGSLASKRSRVL